One genomic segment of Clostridia bacterium includes these proteins:
- the tsf gene encoding translation elongation factor Ts — MMSTMEKIKELRERTGAGVLDCKKALAEKDGNLDEAIAFLREKGLADAAKRAGRISSEGIIEAYIHGGRIGVLLELNCETDFVAKTPAFKDLAKNIAMQIAASRPEYVQREDIPGEVLENERAILRTQALNEGKPEKIVEKMVEGRMRKYYETVCLLEQPYIREPEITVNDLIVEQIAKIGENIKVRRFVRYEVGEGLAKKEEDFAAEVQAQLNK; from the coding sequence CTGATGAGTACAATGGAAAAAATTAAGGAATTAAGGGAGCGTACTGGGGCTGGTGTCTTAGATTGTAAAAAGGCTCTTGCGGAAAAAGATGGAAATTTAGATGAAGCAATAGCTTTTTTGCGGGAAAAAGGTTTGGCAGATGCTGCTAAAAGGGCTGGACGCATTTCCTCAGAAGGAATAATTGAAGCCTATATTCATGGCGGCAGAATTGGGGTGCTTTTGGAACTAAACTGTGAAACCGATTTTGTAGCAAAAACACCTGCTTTTAAGGATTTGGCTAAAAATATTGCTATGCAAATTGCCGCTTCTCGTCCAGAATATGTGCAGAGGGAAGATATTCCGGGGGAGGTTTTGGAAAACGAAAGGGCAATTTTGCGTACCCAAGCTTTAAATGAAGGCAAACCGGAAAAAATCGTAGAAAAAATGGTTGAAGGTAGAATGCGTAAGTACTATGAAACTGTATGTTTATTAGAACAGCCCTATATTCGTGAACCGGAAATTACGGTAAATGATTTGATTGTTGAACAGATTGCTAAGATCGGGGAAAATATTAAAGTTAGACGTTTTGTCCGCTATGAGGTTGGCGAAGGGTTAGCCAAAAAGGAAGAAGATTTTGCCGCTGAGGTGCAAGCACAATTAAATAAATAG
- the rpsB gene encoding 30S ribosomal protein S2: MSVITMKQLLEAGVHFGHQTRRWNPKMEPYIFTERNGIYIIDLQKTVKMIEIAYEFVRDLVADGKHILFVGTKKQAQETVKEEAERCGMFYVNQRWLGGTLTNYQTIKQRIKRLKELEEMEEKGIFAVLPKKEVAGLVAEREKLQKFLGGIKDMPGLPGALFVVDPRKEHIAVAEARRLEIPIVAIVDTNCDPDKIDYIIPGNDDAIRAVKLIAYKMAEAVLEAKQGVVDEEVVAAEEVQQVE, translated from the coding sequence ATGTCTGTGATTACCATGAAACAGTTATTAGAGGCAGGTGTGCATTTTGGACATCAAACTAGAAGGTGGAATCCCAAAATGGAACCTTACATTTTTACGGAACGCAACGGTATTTATATTATTGACTTACAAAAAACCGTAAAAATGATTGAAATAGCTTATGAGTTTGTAAGGGATTTAGTTGCTGATGGTAAACATATTCTTTTTGTGGGGACAAAAAAACAAGCTCAAGAAACAGTTAAAGAAGAGGCCGAACGCTGTGGTATGTTTTATGTAAATCAACGCTGGCTCGGGGGTACACTTACTAATTATCAAACCATTAAGCAAAGAATTAAGCGATTAAAGGAACTTGAGGAAATGGAGGAAAAAGGAATTTTTGCGGTACTACCTAAAAAAGAAGTAGCTGGTTTGGTCGCCGAAAGAGAAAAATTACAGAAGTTTTTGGGTGGGATTAAAGATATGCCCGGTTTACCCGGTGCTTTATTTGTAGTCGATCCCCGTAAAGAACATATTGCCGTAGCTGAAGCACGCCGTTTGGAAATTCCTATTGTCGCCATTGTGGATACTAATTGTGATCCTGATAAAATTGATTATATTATTCCTGGGAATGATGATGCTATTAGAGCTGTAAAATTAATTGCCTATAAAATGGCTGAGGCTGTTTTGGAGGCTAAACAGGGTGTAGTTGACGAGGAAGTAGTTGCCGCAGAGGAAGTTCAGCAAGTGGAGTAA
- a CDS encoding DUF342 domain-containing protein: PGNVIVRGSVLNTFMVEAEGDVEIYGNLGGTVIAGGNLQIRKGIVQGKADVKGNIYTRYIENAETYSQASIFVGEAILHSTVKAVEKIEVAGRRGLIAGGRITAGKEVSAKNIGAPMGTTTILEVGYAPDLIDEYKAVCTQMTYLSKDMEKNIKIINTLEKMKQEGNYSRQKQILHSQVLQTQNKNKLELSELQERKNDLESCFGDLKEARVKVLETIYCGVVLNMGKHTLHIDEEKRRSVFRLEDYEIRGFSM, translated from the coding sequence TCCCGGGAATGTCATTGTTAGGGGAAGTGTACTTAATACATTTATGGTAGAAGCTGAAGGTGATGTAGAGATTTATGGGAATTTGGGGGGTACTGTAATTGCCGGGGGGAATTTACAGATTAGAAAAGGTATTGTTCAAGGTAAGGCTGACGTAAAAGGAAATATTTATACACGTTATATAGAAAATGCGGAAACTTATAGTCAGGCTAGTATTTTTGTTGGTGAGGCTATTTTACATAGTACTGTTAAGGCCGTAGAAAAAATTGAAGTAGCTGGTCGGAGGGGATTAATTGCCGGGGGACGTATTACAGCGGGAAAAGAAGTATCAGCAAAAAATATAGGGGCTCCCATGGGTACCACTACTATTTTGGAAGTTGGTTATGCTCCGGATTTGATCGATGAATATAAAGCTGTTTGTACCCAAATGACGTATTTAAGTAAAGATATGGAGAAAAACATAAAGATTATTAATACTCTAGAAAAAATGAAGCAAGAGGGTAATTATTCACGGCAAAAACAAATATTACATTCACAAGTTTTACAGACGCAAAATAAAAATAAGTTGGAGCTCTCGGAATTACAGGAAAGAAAAAATGATTTAGAATCTTGTTTTGGTGATTTAAAAGAAGCACGAGTTAAGGTTTTGGAAACCATCTATTGTGGGGTTGTTTTAAATATGGGTAAACATACCTTACATATAGATGAGGAAAAACGGCGTTCCGTTTTTCGTTTGGAGGATTATGAAATTAGGGGGTTTTCTATGTGA